One Nostoc punctiforme PCC 73102 DNA window includes the following coding sequences:
- a CDS encoding RibD family protein, whose protein sequence is MSAIQTTVVLAMTADGKISAVDPKAPRDADPVDQAHLEYQASFADLVLVGAGTIRAEGGTYTIRNPELLAARKVRGQSPQPITCVVSGSLDLSLDLPFLSQDIERWIFTTRTGLKRNSDATSLQKLAELIDLGETDLDWDRAYSLMAERGIHKVIVLGGGALTAALLKAGRINDWWLTIWPIIYGGKHAPSPVEGEGFLPQAAPHLQLVETRQVGSQLFLNYRILN, encoded by the coding sequence ATGTCAGCTATCCAAACAACTGTGGTTCTTGCCATGACGGCCGATGGAAAAATTAGCGCCGTAGATCCTAAAGCGCCTCGTGATGCCGATCCAGTTGATCAAGCACACTTAGAGTATCAAGCTTCCTTTGCCGATTTAGTCTTGGTAGGAGCAGGGACGATTCGGGCTGAGGGAGGAACTTATACAATTCGCAATCCTGAACTTTTAGCAGCACGTAAGGTTCGAGGTCAGTCTCCCCAGCCTATTACCTGCGTTGTCTCAGGTTCCCTAGACCTATCGCTGGACTTGCCTTTTTTAAGCCAAGACATTGAGCGATGGATATTTACAACACGGACTGGTTTAAAGCGTAATTCTGATGCAACAAGCTTGCAAAAGCTAGCTGAATTAATCGATTTGGGAGAGACAGACCTAGACTGGGATCGGGCCTACAGCTTGATGGCAGAACGGGGTATTCACAAAGTCATTGTTTTGGGAGGCGGCGCTTTAACAGCTGCTTTATTAAAGGCAGGGCGAATTAACGATTGGTGGTTGACAATTTGGCCTATCATTTATGGAGGAAAGCACGCCCCTAGCCCAGTAGAGGGAGAGGGTTTTCTTCCCCAAGCTGCTCCTCATCTCCAACTCGTCGAAACTCGTCAGGTTGGAAGTCAGTTGTTTTTAAACTACCGCATACTCAACTGA
- a CDS encoding type II toxin-antitoxin system RelE/ParE family toxin codes for MTWNWELYLDVNGEIPKDLLAFFIRMIPEEEQPENPPKSLLSASETKRLQVNLRYLCDKGLASLTSGIFEKLEDDLYELRMTKSEHNPRFILTAATPQRFVVLYAFMKKYDGAIKDRDKEPARVRLRELQQREKS; via the coding sequence GTGACCTGGAATTGGGAACTTTATCTAGATGTGAATGGGGAAATCCCCAAAGATTTGCTGGCTTTTTTCATCAGGATGATTCCCGAAGAGGAGCAACCAGAAAATCCACCAAAATCGTTACTGAGTGCTTCCGAAACCAAGCGTCTGCAAGTTAATCTTCGCTACCTGTGCGACAAAGGACTCGCATCACTTACCAGTGGTATCTTTGAGAAACTGGAAGATGATTTGTATGAGTTACGGATGACTAAGAGCGAACATAATCCCCGATTTATCTTAACGGCTGCTACTCCTCAGAGATTTGTGGTGCTGTACGCCTTTATGAAGAAATACGACGGCGCTATCAAAGATAGAGACAAAGAACCTGCAAGAGTGAGATTGCGTGAATTGCAGCAAAGGGAAAAGTCATGA
- a CDS encoding DUF2252 domain-containing protein: MPKYISISAIVFVLILILGFISPSQAATVRSTWVENEIYQYNHPFASQLPQELATKMQKMKASPFTFYRGTDHIFYRDMQTLPSSGFVNSSTSAIWLEGDMHLQNLGGIRDSNDNNVFDTTDFDEGYLGPYVWDLRRMAVSILLAAKENGLNSSDAQDIVRNFLDTYLNKMSDFKGTNDELSYRLESGNTNGVVKDLIQKASDNSRSSLLSKYTQLNNSNNRVFQTTSELQPVSSSTYSDIAGAMSSYIASISSSKRYNNSYYTLKDIRLKLGSGTGSLGKYRYYLLIEGPSSATDDDRILEMKQEGSSAVAMAVPGLLPTSVYGNQEGARVTIAAKAMLSNTDPLVGYTTVNSIPFMLHEKSPYQVDFDYTLLTTKSKFMDAMGYAGKVVAKNHAISDKDYDAAIVSVSVDKEVTDIVGGNKGLFKDEIVNFAVDYATQVEYDYTSFVNAYNQGVTLY; the protein is encoded by the coding sequence ATGCCAAAATACATATCTATATCTGCAATTGTATTTGTCTTAATTTTAATTTTGGGGTTTATATCTCCAAGTCAAGCTGCAACTGTCCGTTCAACTTGGGTGGAGAATGAAATTTATCAATACAATCATCCCTTTGCTTCTCAATTGCCTCAAGAACTGGCAACAAAAATGCAAAAGATGAAGGCTAGCCCTTTCACCTTTTATCGGGGGACAGATCACATTTTTTATCGTGATATGCAGACCTTGCCAAGTTCAGGATTTGTGAATTCTTCAACCTCAGCTATCTGGTTAGAGGGAGATATGCATTTGCAAAATCTTGGAGGGATAAGAGATAGCAACGACAACAACGTTTTTGACACCACCGATTTTGATGAAGGCTATCTTGGCCCCTACGTTTGGGATTTGCGACGAATGGCAGTCTCTATCTTGTTGGCAGCTAAAGAGAACGGTCTTAACTCAAGTGATGCTCAAGATATTGTTCGGAATTTCTTGGATACTTACCTGAATAAGATGAGTGACTTTAAAGGAACCAACGACGAACTTTCATACCGTTTGGAATCTGGCAATACAAACGGTGTAGTCAAAGATTTGATTCAAAAGGCATCAGATAACAGCCGTTCTAGCTTGCTAAGTAAGTACACACAGTTAAATAACAGTAACAATCGAGTTTTTCAGACAACTTCAGAACTTCAGCCTGTATCCAGCAGCACCTATTCAGACATTGCTGGAGCTATGAGCAGCTACATCGCCTCAATTTCTAGCAGTAAGCGCTACAACAATAGTTACTACACACTCAAGGATATTCGCCTCAAGTTAGGTTCAGGTACTGGTAGTCTTGGTAAGTACCGATATTACTTGCTGATTGAAGGCCCAAGTTCAGCAACTGACGACGATCGCATTTTGGAGATGAAGCAGGAAGGCAGTAGCGCTGTTGCGATGGCAGTTCCAGGTCTGCTACCAACTTCAGTTTACGGAAACCAAGAAGGGGCGCGGGTAACAATCGCCGCAAAAGCAATGCTCTCCAATACCGATCCCTTGGTTGGCTACACTACGGTCAATAGCATCCCCTTTATGCTGCATGAAAAATCACCCTACCAAGTAGACTTTGACTATACGTTGCTAACCACTAAGTCAAAATTCATGGATGCAATGGGATATGCGGGAAAAGTCGTTGCCAAGAACCATGCAATCTCAGATAAAGACTACGATGCTGCGATCGTTTCTGTGAGTGTTGACAAAGAGGTGACTGATATTGTGGGCGGTAACAAGGGTCTATTTAAAGACGAAATTGTTAACTTTGCGGTGGACTATGCAACTCAAGTCGAGTACGACTACACGAGTTTTGTCAATGCTTATAACCAAGGAGTGACACTTTACTAG
- a CDS encoding CHAT domain-containing protein has product MIEERINFLLTALIKISQSYSDKKIVYPLLQDNLDKLDLNFAVLLRHWAKNYFAGENLYNAQTVAAAAAIGNFCTLIGQFPHGNIADNLDIAIACCEVIEIIFTREEYPIEWAISKLNLGNAYGNRIYGDPTENREKAIAAYQDALKIYSREEYPIEWAETQTNLIPLYSAKIKHIKKDDNYVNLDKLVSICNAVLEIFTLYRYIEKWVIVKNNLASLYCDTPHRNLSNNFELAIDIYKEVLGVLNKESFTEECANTHMNMGIAYDKRVQGDRQENFNLAVQAYQNSLKFYTRDNYPFTYAILQNNLGNAYRDQGLATSAINYYWLALEIHTHTAYPNESLRASRNLGNTAFKSGYWDEAIKGYSIAIKAVETSRSWIKSESRRQKILEESIGIYESMVQACINAGQIEKAFEYSERSRSKRLVDLMASNNLYQSGEIPPAVAELLQQYEELQQIIGKERQSHKSENNRSDTRAAWEAYNEAIALLETQKQQVWENLRREDPVLAGEIQVNPLSLSEIQKLIDQPNTAILSFYTTNSDTHIFVVQKDQITLHTCTGQGLNTLQGWIEQNWLLPYRDEPKKWETQINSILCELAERLQISQLISQHLQGIEELILVPHLLLHQIPFAALPTGEYQEYLGDKFLIRYTPSCQILEFCQQRNNVGTFNGTSLEYGTVEDAEDNLPCARFEGEKLAQMYNIPSENRLIGSSQATSKNYRQLAQQVQVLHSCHHAQSCLDNPLESQLKLAQDSSITLGQLMTPSWRLPQLVEVFLSCCETNLGTPSLTDDILTLSTGFLCAGARSVVSTLWSVNDLATALFSIFYYQQRQEGKNRPEALQKAQIKLRDFKKVDLNKIFHEVEAKEKKLIVNRKKYPSDSIEYQQWKFEYNMYAQLNRRIKEIENSTQQFPFSDPHYWAAFICHGLR; this is encoded by the coding sequence ATGATAGAAGAACGGATAAATTTTTTGTTAACAGCATTGATAAAAATATCACAAAGTTATAGTGATAAAAAGATAGTTTATCCTTTACTGCAAGATAATTTAGACAAATTAGATTTGAATTTTGCTGTATTGTTGCGTCATTGGGCTAAAAATTACTTTGCTGGAGAAAATCTATACAATGCACAAACAGTAGCAGCAGCCGCAGCTATTGGAAATTTTTGCACATTAATTGGACAGTTTCCACATGGCAACATAGCTGACAACTTAGATATTGCAATCGCGTGTTGCGAGGTTATTGAAATCATTTTTACTCGCGAAGAATATCCTATAGAGTGGGCAATATCTAAACTTAATTTGGGAAATGCTTATGGTAATCGCATTTATGGCGATCCTACAGAGAATCGAGAAAAGGCAATCGCAGCTTATCAGGATGCTTTAAAAATTTATTCTCGTGAAGAATATCCTATAGAGTGGGCAGAAACTCAAACTAATTTGATCCCTCTTTACTCTGCAAAAATCAAACATATAAAAAAAGATGATAACTATGTAAATTTAGATAAATTAGTATCAATCTGTAATGCAGTTTTAGAAATTTTTACCCTGTATAGATATATTGAAAAATGGGTTATTGTTAAAAACAATCTCGCATCTCTGTACTGTGATACTCCACATCGTAATCTCTCAAATAACTTTGAATTAGCTATAGATATTTACAAAGAAGTATTAGGTGTATTGAATAAAGAATCATTTACTGAAGAATGTGCAAATACTCACATGAATATGGGTATTGCTTATGATAAAAGGGTTCAGGGAGATCGACAAGAAAATTTTAACTTGGCAGTTCAAGCTTATCAGAATTCTTTAAAATTTTATACTCGTGATAATTATCCATTTACATATGCCATACTTCAGAATAACTTAGGCAATGCTTACCGCGATCAAGGATTAGCCACTTCTGCAATAAATTATTATTGGTTAGCCTTAGAAATTCATACACACACCGCTTACCCTAATGAATCACTTAGAGCTTCTCGCAATCTTGGTAATACAGCTTTTAAATCTGGATATTGGGACGAAGCTATTAAAGGCTATAGTATTGCTATTAAAGCAGTAGAGACTAGCCGTAGTTGGATAAAATCTGAATCACGCCGTCAAAAGATTTTAGAAGAATCCATCGGCATTTACGAAAGTATGGTGCAAGCTTGCATCAATGCTGGACAAATAGAAAAAGCTTTTGAATATTCAGAGCGATCGCGTTCCAAACGCCTGGTAGACTTAATGGCAAGTAACAATCTCTACCAAAGTGGCGAAATTCCCCCAGCAGTTGCGGAGTTATTGCAGCAGTATGAAGAACTGCAACAAATAATTGGCAAAGAACGCCAAAGCCATAAATCTGAAAATAACCGTAGTGATACACGTGCTGCTTGGGAAGCTTACAATGAAGCGATCGCACTTTTAGAAACCCAAAAACAACAAGTTTGGGAAAATCTCAGACGCGAAGATCCCGTATTAGCTGGCGAAATTCAAGTTAACCCCCTCAGCTTGTCAGAAATTCAAAAGCTAATCGACCAACCCAATACAGCTATCCTCAGTTTTTACACTACCAACAGCGATACCCATATCTTTGTCGTGCAGAAAGACCAAATTACTCTCCACACCTGCACAGGACAAGGGTTAAATACGTTGCAAGGCTGGATTGAGCAGAATTGGTTATTGCCTTATAGAGATGAACCCAAAAAATGGGAAACTCAGATTAACAGTATTCTGTGCGAATTAGCTGAACGGCTGCAAATATCTCAACTCATTTCCCAACATCTTCAAGGAATAGAAGAATTAATTTTAGTTCCTCACCTGTTACTCCATCAAATTCCCTTCGCTGCTTTGCCTACAGGAGAATATCAGGAATATTTAGGAGATAAATTTCTGATTCGTTATACCCCAAGCTGCCAAATTTTAGAATTTTGTCAACAACGCAACAATGTAGGGACATTTAATGGAACATCTCTAGAATATGGAACTGTGGAAGATGCCGAAGATAATCTTCCCTGTGCCAGATTTGAAGGCGAAAAACTCGCCCAAATGTATAACATTCCATCAGAAAATAGATTAATTGGTAGCAGTCAAGCCACCTCTAAAAACTATCGACAGCTAGCACAACAAGTTCAAGTACTTCATTCGTGCCACCATGCCCAATCTTGCCTCGATAATCCTTTAGAATCACAGTTAAAATTAGCGCAGGACAGCAGCATCACGTTGGGGCAATTGATGACACCAAGCTGGCGTTTACCTCAACTTGTAGAAGTGTTTCTCTCTTGCTGCGAAACTAATTTGGGTACTCCATCTCTAACTGATGATATTCTTACTCTCTCTACAGGCTTTTTGTGTGCTGGTGCTAGAAGTGTAGTTAGTACTCTGTGGTCAGTCAATGATTTAGCTACAGCATTATTTTCCATTTTTTACTACCAGCAGCGACAAGAAGGTAAAAATCGTCCTGAAGCTTTACAAAAAGCTCAAATTAAGCTAAGAGACTTTAAAAAAGTAGACCTCAATAAAATATTCCATGAAGTAGAAGCAAAGGAAAAAAAACTGATAGTAAATAGAAAAAAATATCCTTCAGATTCTATTGAATATCAACAATGGAAGTTTGAATATAATATGTATGCCCAATTGAACAGGCGAATTAAAGAAATTGAAAACTCGACTCAGCAATTTCCTTTTTCAGATCCTCATTACTGGGCTGCTTTTATTTGCCACGGTTTACGGTGA
- a CDS encoding tetratricopeptide repeat protein, which produces MKQRLVFPRQLVCVGVISRSQVLLHSFLLFTFLLSPIAAGAVDITQQLHRPLNSSVGRQSRDEADSLLRIGEQQYASGYADKTIASCLQALELYHSIGDLKAQGLTYNLLAKAYIQIDSAKEAEDALRRGLAIARDTKDFQAQIFVLNNIGTFLLQEGESAAAGKTVEDALAIAHGVKNIEGEGLSLSNLGLVTARLGDYNKAIKLYENALIFRRQTGDAIGEANTLNNLGDAYLASGNYQDTIASYGEAMRTAKTNRDRTNELRAIDGLVKAHTAVGRYERAFDLLEQRLALAKELQNLREELKSFESYAQLYKQQGNYLTARNFYERAIILARTLEDSKQEVQLLDQLTKMLQRK; this is translated from the coding sequence ATGAAACAACGGCTTGTATTTCCAAGGCAATTAGTTTGCGTAGGTGTGATTTCTCGTTCCCAGGTGCTTTTACACAGCTTTTTACTGTTTACTTTTTTGCTGAGTCCTATAGCTGCTGGTGCGGTTGATATTACACAACAACTCCATCGTCCTTTAAATAGTTCTGTTGGGCGGCAATCAAGAGATGAAGCAGATAGCTTACTACGTATCGGTGAACAACAATACGCTTCAGGATATGCCGATAAAACAATTGCATCTTGCTTGCAGGCACTAGAACTATATCACTCAATTGGCGACCTAAAAGCACAAGGTCTGACTTACAATTTGCTTGCAAAGGCTTATATCCAGATTGATAGTGCAAAAGAGGCGGAAGATGCTTTACGACGAGGATTAGCGATCGCTCGTGATACGAAAGACTTCCAAGCTCAGATTTTTGTGCTAAATAATATCGGTACATTTCTCCTCCAAGAAGGAGAATCTGCTGCTGCTGGTAAAACAGTTGAAGATGCACTCGCAATTGCTCACGGTGTCAAAAACATTGAAGGGGAAGGACTATCTTTGAGCAATTTGGGTTTGGTAACTGCTAGGTTGGGAGATTACAACAAGGCGATTAAATTGTATGAAAACGCTTTAATTTTCCGCCGTCAGACTGGCGATGCCATTGGTGAAGCAAATACCCTGAATAATTTAGGTGATGCCTACCTAGCATCGGGAAATTATCAAGATACCATTGCTAGTTATGGTGAAGCGATGCGGACAGCTAAAACCAACCGCGATCGCACCAATGAACTACGCGCAATTGACGGTTTAGTGAAAGCTCACACTGCTGTTGGACGCTATGAACGGGCTTTTGATTTACTAGAGCAACGTTTAGCACTCGCTAAAGAATTGCAAAATTTGCGAGAAGAATTAAAATCTTTTGAGTCTTACGCTCAGTTATACAAACAACAAGGTAATTATCTAACTGCTCGTAATTTTTACGAAAGGGCGATTATACTGGCGCGGACATTGGAAGACAGCAAGCAAGAAGTCCAATTGCTGGATCAGCTAACTAAAATGCTTCAGCGGAAATAG
- a CDS encoding helix-turn-helix domain-containing protein, with protein sequence MKKPNFQAWLQQKVSDEPEVILAGKLEYLRLYLTDAMREIRNKAGLTQAQLAQKLGVKQAAVSKLESALKEHELESVLHYLHALGANLLIAVKQGDDLYQASDNEGVLLVDVPDVVVQKALAANMSVREYVRVAVEKFSSEDNGLKTALVKLLESNDSVAVKVRARLGSRTIQEVAVELEKCLSLSEEEDRIFAVKNVLADSMAVAEINRGTSDEFDEIELLDLAEELLEKLAAIWK encoded by the coding sequence ATGAAAAAGCCTAATTTTCAAGCTTGGTTGCAGCAAAAGGTAAGCGACGAACCAGAGGTTATTTTGGCGGGAAAGTTAGAGTATTTGCGCCTTTATCTTACCGATGCCATGCGTGAAATACGTAATAAAGCAGGATTGACTCAGGCACAGCTAGCTCAAAAACTGGGAGTAAAGCAAGCTGCGGTGTCCAAGTTAGAGTCGGCTTTAAAGGAACATGAATTAGAATCAGTGTTGCACTATTTACACGCTTTGGGTGCAAATTTGCTGATAGCCGTCAAACAAGGAGATGACTTATATCAAGCTAGCGATAACGAAGGTGTATTGCTGGTAGATGTACCAGATGTCGTTGTACAAAAGGCATTGGCGGCAAATATGAGCGTGCGGGAATATGTGCGTGTAGCCGTTGAGAAGTTTTCTAGCGAGGATAATGGACTGAAAACAGCTTTGGTAAAACTGCTGGAAAGTAACGATTCGGTTGCGGTGAAAGTGAGAGCGCGTTTGGGTTCAAGGACAATCCAAGAAGTTGCTGTAGAGTTGGAAAAATGTTTGAGTTTATCTGAAGAAGAAGATAGGATTTTTGCTGTGAAAAATGTATTGGCAGATAGTATGGCGGTTGCAGAAATTAATCGCGGAACAAGTGATGAATTTGATGAAATTGAGTTATTAGATTTAGCTGAGGAACTATTGGAGAAGTTGGCAGCAATTTGGAAATGA
- a CDS encoding sensor histidine kinase: MFQATRRRLAIWYTAVTAVLLLLFASGVYLYVRATLIERIDDTLNHVVEIVERCLTTSPCASTLIFEPINADADKFRVNLEASFHDNSDTVEDDHIDLEWFSPTGELLWSTLSEPLNIPIHANRTGETVRVVKGEKEKGKDDKLLTPNSPLFTPHSPLLLRQVTQRVEVGRQVLGYLRVSHPWFEVTKPSRELIFDLALGIGLMVVSVGASGWFLSGKAMEPVGESYQRLKQFTADASHELRSPITLIQTNVQVALADLDLAETEATTSMQYRQQLKVVERLTQRLGKLVNDLLFLARQDSGISKDIFSPCPLDALLMEVVEEQQLLAPEKEIALSLDLVDPPASETNPELLENWFTLVGNWDQLVRLFTNLIANALHYTPAGGRVKVELARIEGINRVSGLRYTSAQLQVKVSDTGVGIPAEALPRLFDRFYRVDPARTHTTENTATASATGSGLGLAIAQAIVEHHQGHIQVESTQGIGTTFTVTLPITLES; this comes from the coding sequence ATGTTTCAGGCTACTCGCCGCCGTCTCGCAATTTGGTACACTGCCGTCACTGCTGTATTACTATTACTGTTTGCAAGCGGTGTTTATTTATACGTTCGTGCTACTCTGATTGAGCGGATTGATGATACTCTTAACCATGTAGTGGAGATAGTGGAGCGTTGTCTCACAACCAGCCCCTGTGCGTCTACGCTCATATTTGAGCCAATTAATGCTGATGCAGATAAATTTCGCGTTAATCTAGAAGCCAGTTTTCATGACAATAGCGATACTGTAGAAGATGACCACATAGACTTGGAATGGTTTAGTCCGACTGGTGAATTACTTTGGTCAACGCTATCCGAACCCCTAAATATTCCTATTCATGCCAACCGCACTGGTGAAACTGTACGCGTAGTTAAGGGGGAGAAAGAAAAAGGCAAAGATGATAAACTCCTCACTCCTAACTCCCCACTCTTTACTCCCCACTCTCCATTGTTATTACGGCAAGTTACCCAACGGGTGGAAGTGGGGCGGCAAGTATTAGGATATCTGCGTGTTAGCCATCCCTGGTTTGAAGTCACTAAACCCAGCCGTGAGTTAATTTTTGATTTGGCGCTAGGTATTGGTTTGATGGTGGTTTCTGTAGGGGCAAGTGGCTGGTTTCTTTCAGGTAAAGCGATGGAACCTGTAGGTGAATCTTATCAACGCCTCAAACAATTTACTGCTGATGCTTCCCATGAACTTAGAAGTCCCATCACTTTGATTCAAACAAATGTGCAAGTTGCCCTTGCTGACCTGGATTTAGCAGAGACAGAAGCAACCACTTCTATGCAGTATCGGCAACAGTTAAAGGTTGTGGAACGCTTAACCCAACGTTTGGGTAAGTTAGTCAATGACTTACTCTTTCTAGCACGGCAGGATAGTGGGATTAGCAAAGATATCTTTTCACCTTGTCCGCTAGATGCCTTGCTGATGGAAGTGGTTGAAGAACAACAATTGTTAGCCCCTGAAAAAGAAATCGCCCTTTCTCTAGACTTAGTTGATCCTCCTGCCTCTGAAACTAACCCTGAATTACTAGAAAATTGGTTTACCCTTGTGGGTAATTGGGATCAACTGGTACGGCTATTCACAAATTTAATTGCTAATGCCTTGCATTACACTCCAGCTGGTGGACGGGTGAAAGTGGAATTAGCGCGGATAGAAGGAATAAATCGCGTTTCTGGATTACGTTACACCAGTGCCCAGTTGCAAGTTAAGGTGAGTGATACCGGAGTTGGAATTCCAGCAGAGGCACTACCACGCTTGTTTGACCGCTTTTATCGGGTAGATCCGGCACGGACTCATACAACTGAGAATACAGCTACAGCTAGCGCTACTGGTTCAGGATTGGGATTAGCGATCGCTCAAGCTATTGTCGAACATCATCAGGGTCATATTCAAGTAGAAAGTACCCAAGGCATTGGCACAACGTTTACTGTGACTTTACCGATAACTCTTGAGTCTTAA
- the psbA gene encoding photosystem II q(b) protein, which produces MTTTLQQRSSANVWDRFCEWITSTNNRIYIGWFGVVMIPTLLAATACFVIAFIAAPPVDIDGIREPVAGSLIYGNNIISGAVVPSSNAIGLHFYPIWEAASLDEWLYNGGPYQLVIFHFLIGVFCYLGREWELSYRLGMRPWIAIAYSAPVAAATAVFLVYPIGQGSFSDGMPLGISGTFNFMIVFQAEHNILMHPFHQLGVAGVFGGSLFSAMHGSLVTSSLVRETTETESLNYGYKFGQEEETYNIVAAHGYFGRLIFQYASFNNSRSLHFFLAAWPVIGIWFTALGVSTMAFNLNGFNFNQSIIDSEGRVIATWADVINRANLGMEVMHERNAHNFPLDLASAQSAPVALSAPAING; this is translated from the coding sequence ATGACAACAACCTTACAACAGCGCTCAAGCGCCAACGTATGGGATCGATTCTGTGAGTGGATCACCAGCACCAACAACCGCATCTACATCGGCTGGTTCGGCGTAGTCATGATCCCCACCCTGCTAGCCGCAACCGCTTGCTTCGTAATCGCCTTCATCGCCGCACCTCCCGTTGACATCGACGGTATCCGCGAACCAGTTGCAGGTTCCTTGATCTACGGAAACAACATCATCTCCGGTGCAGTAGTACCTTCCTCCAACGCCATCGGCTTGCACTTCTACCCAATTTGGGAAGCAGCATCCTTAGATGAGTGGTTGTACAACGGCGGTCCTTACCAATTGGTAATTTTCCACTTCTTGATTGGCGTATTCTGCTACTTAGGTCGTGAATGGGAACTATCCTACCGCTTAGGTATGCGTCCTTGGATTGCGATCGCATATTCTGCACCTGTTGCAGCAGCAACCGCAGTATTCTTGGTATACCCCATCGGACAAGGTTCTTTCTCTGATGGTATGCCTTTAGGTATCTCAGGAACATTCAACTTCATGATCGTGTTCCAAGCAGAACACAACATCTTGATGCACCCCTTCCACCAACTAGGTGTAGCTGGTGTATTCGGCGGAAGCTTGTTCTCTGCAATGCACGGATCTCTTGTAACATCTTCACTAGTTCGTGAAACCACCGAAACCGAGTCCCTTAACTACGGTTACAAATTCGGTCAAGAAGAAGAAACCTACAATATCGTTGCAGCTCACGGCTACTTCGGTCGTCTAATCTTCCAATACGCTTCCTTCAACAACAGCCGTTCACTGCACTTCTTCCTCGCAGCATGGCCTGTAATCGGCATCTGGTTCACCGCCTTGGGTGTAAGCACAATGGCGTTCAACTTGAACGGTTTCAACTTCAACCAATCAATCATTGACTCTGAAGGTCGTGTGATTGCAACTTGGGCGGATGTAATCAACCGCGCTAACCTCGGTATGGAAGTAATGCACGAGCGTAACGCTCACAACTTCCCTCTAGATTTGGCATCTGCACAATCTGCTCCTGTTGCTCTTTCTGCTCCTGCTATCAACGGTTAA
- a CDS encoding DUF29 domain-containing protein, whose protein sequence is MYASHLYETDFYTWTQEQVNLLKTQQWNQLDTVNLIEEIETLGRRERQELRNRLGVLLGHLLKWHFQPEKRSNSWLSTIREQRVQIKLLLQDSPSLKPYLDEVFLTIYELGLALAIRETDLGEQVFPEICPYTLSETLNPEFLPNLNQLNEQQSE, encoded by the coding sequence ATGTACGCATCTCACCTATATGAAACAGATTTCTATACTTGGACGCAAGAACAAGTTAACTTGCTCAAAACTCAACAGTGGAATCAATTAGATACAGTCAACCTAATTGAAGAAATTGAAACTTTGGGCAGAAGAGAACGACAAGAATTGAGAAATCGGCTCGGAGTGTTGCTAGGACACTTACTCAAATGGCATTTTCAACCTGAAAAACGTAGTAATAGCTGGTTGAGTACAATTCGAGAGCAACGTGTTCAAATTAAGCTGCTTCTGCAAGATAGCCCTAGTTTGAAACCCTACCTCGATGAAGTTTTCCTGACTATTTATGAACTAGGTTTAGCTTTGGCGATTCGAGAAACTGACTTAGGCGAACAAGTTTTTCCAGAAATATGCCCTTACACTTTAAGCGAAACTCTAAATCCTGAATTCTTACCAAATCTGAATCAGCTTAATGAGCAGCAGAGCGAGTAA